A portion of the Microlunatus phosphovorus NM-1 genome contains these proteins:
- a CDS encoding aminoglycoside phosphotransferase family protein translates to MSASSPFTSRDGNARVTLDRLVTAASLPPVTSTYELDEQGFDNRLLVGRLADGRHVLLRQNSEPGPAPVARARFLARHDVGAPQLYAADNAGALLVEFVPGETLAAMAKREALGDPIWRMVGSAYRRIHAVRFPAPLRGNFGPQRLELIPEDPVALLHGKVDLGEAAVRAYRPAMLPLLDRFRERIDARAEELRDEAPCLSHADANFHNLVVGADRVTLIDWDYPSVRYPLEELEALETHAYLNGVPELPDSFFAGYGREVSRPLLRIHRIASCLEGFPSREWSDMADDNRNPEQLRAMLKDWAQKQREWIYRLEDHLGQT, encoded by the coding sequence ATGTCAGCAAGTTCACCATTTACCTCCCGCGATGGGAACGCCCGCGTCACACTCGACAGGCTGGTCACCGCCGCATCACTCCCGCCAGTCACGTCAACGTACGAACTGGACGAGCAAGGATTCGACAATCGGTTGCTCGTCGGCCGCCTCGCCGACGGCCGACACGTCTTGTTGCGACAAAACTCAGAACCAGGTCCCGCTCCAGTCGCACGCGCCAGATTCTTGGCACGCCATGACGTCGGAGCACCACAGCTGTACGCCGCCGACAATGCGGGCGCTCTGCTTGTCGAGTTCGTCCCGGGCGAGACCCTGGCCGCAATGGCCAAGCGCGAAGCATTGGGAGACCCGATATGGCGGATGGTCGGGAGCGCGTACAGACGGATTCACGCCGTACGGTTCCCGGCACCACTTCGGGGAAACTTCGGCCCACAACGGCTCGAACTGATCCCCGAAGACCCCGTCGCCCTCTTGCATGGCAAGGTTGACCTCGGCGAGGCAGCGGTTCGCGCATATCGGCCAGCCATGCTGCCACTCTTGGACAGGTTTCGAGAACGGATCGACGCCAGGGCAGAGGAATTGCGGGATGAGGCGCCTTGTCTGTCCCACGCCGATGCCAACTTCCACAACCTAGTCGTGGGTGCCGATCGAGTCACCCTGATCGATTGGGACTATCCAAGTGTGCGGTACCCGTTGGAGGAACTCGAAGCCCTCGAAACCCACGCTTACCTCAACGGCGTTCCGGAGCTGCCAGACTCCTTCTTTGCCGGGTACGGTCGCGAGGTCTCTCGGCCGCTGCTCCGCATCCACCGGATCGCCAGCTGCCTAGAAGGATTTCCCTCCAGAGAATGGTCTGACATGGCCGATGACAACCGTAATCCCGAACAGCTCCGAGCCATGCTCAAGGACTGGGCTCAAAAGCAACGTGAGTGGATCTACCGTCTCGAAGACCACCTTGGTCAGACGTGA
- a CDS encoding alpha/beta hydrolase — translation MTTTLLPGIAARTVETDRLSSNVLYRTDYAPGFRPVVFIHGNVSSALFWQPLMLSLPPEIDAYAIDLRGFGDSQTAPIDAARGLSDFSDDLAEVVAALGVERPHLVGWSMGGGVVLQYALDHPVASMTLISPVSPYGFGGTALDGSLLTPDAAGTGGGGANPDFVARLRSGDRSSDSPTSPRNVYLGAYVKPGFTSEHDELWVTSLLSTKTGEDNYPGDLVPSDNWPGFAPGDRGVLNTMAPTHLNLSGIVDLDPKPPILWIHGADDVIVSDTSLFDLNYLGQLGVIPGWPGVEVAPPQPMIAQTRAVFDAYAANGGSYQEIAVPDCGHSAHLEHPDTVRSALLELVGSDKRG, via the coding sequence GTGACCACCACCCTGCTCCCGGGCATTGCGGCCCGCACCGTCGAGACCGACCGACTCAGCAGCAACGTCCTCTACCGAACCGACTATGCGCCTGGATTCCGGCCGGTCGTCTTCATCCACGGCAACGTGTCCTCGGCTCTCTTCTGGCAGCCGCTGATGCTGTCCCTGCCACCAGAGATCGACGCGTACGCCATCGACCTGCGCGGCTTCGGCGACTCACAGACGGCACCGATCGACGCGGCCCGTGGGCTGTCCGACTTCAGTGACGACCTGGCCGAGGTAGTAGCGGCGCTCGGAGTGGAGCGACCGCACCTGGTCGGCTGGAGCATGGGCGGCGGGGTCGTGCTGCAGTATGCGCTGGATCACCCGGTCGCCAGCATGACGCTGATCTCGCCGGTGTCGCCGTACGGCTTCGGCGGCACCGCGCTGGACGGCAGCCTGCTCACTCCCGACGCGGCGGGCACCGGTGGCGGCGGCGCCAATCCCGACTTCGTCGCCCGGCTGCGGAGTGGCGATCGGAGCAGCGACTCCCCCACCTCGCCGCGCAACGTCTACCTCGGCGCCTACGTGAAGCCGGGCTTCACCAGTGAGCATGACGAGCTGTGGGTGACCTCGCTGCTCAGCACCAAGACAGGCGAGGACAACTACCCCGGCGACCTGGTGCCGAGCGACAACTGGCCCGGATTCGCGCCGGGCGATCGCGGGGTGCTGAACACGATGGCGCCCACCCATCTGAACCTGTCCGGCATCGTCGATCTCGACCCGAAACCGCCGATCCTGTGGATTCACGGCGCCGACGACGTGATCGTCTCCGACACGTCCCTGTTCGACCTCAACTATCTGGGTCAGCTCGGCGTCATCCCCGGCTGGCCAGGGGTCGAGGTCGCACCACCGCAGCCGATGATCGCCCAGACCCGAGCGGTGTTCGACGCGTACGCGGCCAATGGTGGCAGCTACCAGGAGATCGCCGTCCCCGACTGCGGACACTCGGCTCATCTGGAGCATCCCGACACCGTTCGGTCTGCCCTGCTGGAACTGGTCGGTTCTGACAAGCGCGGTTAG
- a CDS encoding 3-hydroxybutyrate dehydrogenase: MTTRAEDTPPLTGRTALVTGGASGIGAAIAHRLADLGARVTIADVDPAGAESVAQEIGGDAWVVDLSDPDALTGGPGRVDVLINNAGIQRVSPIVDFEPEIFHKMLMIMVETPFRLIQSALPGMYERGFGRIVNISSVHGLRASEFKSAYVTAKHALEGLSKVTALEGGPHGVTSNCINPGYVRTPLVEKQIADQARIHGIDESQVVETIMLTHNAIKRLVEPGEVASLVGWLVGPDAAMVNGASYTMDGGWTAQ, encoded by the coding sequence GTGACGACCAGGGCTGAGGACACACCACCGCTGACAGGACGAACTGCGCTGGTGACGGGTGGCGCGAGCGGTATCGGCGCGGCCATCGCCCACCGGCTGGCCGACCTCGGCGCCCGGGTCACCATCGCCGATGTCGATCCGGCGGGCGCGGAATCAGTGGCTCAGGAGATCGGTGGCGACGCCTGGGTGGTGGATCTGTCCGATCCGGATGCGCTGACCGGTGGCCCGGGCCGAGTGGACGTGCTGATCAACAATGCGGGCATCCAGCGGGTCAGTCCGATCGTCGACTTCGAGCCGGAGATCTTTCACAAGATGCTGATGATCATGGTCGAGACGCCGTTCCGGCTGATCCAGAGTGCGCTGCCCGGCATGTACGAGCGCGGCTTCGGTCGGATCGTCAACATCTCCTCGGTGCACGGGCTGCGCGCCTCGGAGTTCAAATCGGCGTACGTCACCGCCAAGCACGCGCTCGAAGGCCTGTCCAAGGTCACTGCGCTCGAGGGCGGACCGCACGGCGTGACCAGCAACTGCATCAACCCGGGCTACGTACGGACTCCGCTGGTGGAGAAGCAGATCGCCGACCAAGCCCGGATCCATGGCATCGACGAGTCGCAAGTGGTGGAGACGATCATGCTGACCCACAACGCGATCAAACGGCTGGTCGAGCCGGGGGAGGTCGCCTCGCTGGTCGGCTGGCTGGTCGGGCCGGACGCCGCGATGGTCAACGGCGCCTCCTACACGATGGACGGTGGGTGGACCGCCCAATGA
- a CDS encoding alpha/beta fold hydrolase, producing MSASISSDYRRLSIPVEGGDLAVGCWGPEDGQVVIAVHGITSNHLAMASIAAALPECRVVAPDLRGRGESRNLPGPFGMARHAADVAALIEAVSGGPVVLAGHSMGGFVVAELARTRPDLVTGLVLIDGGLPLQLPPEMDVATAVTASLGPALQRLGMTFLSREAYLDFWRPHPALHADWSPMIETYLDYDLVGEAPELHSSVSADAVSQDSAELFERPPGDDVLAGYSGPARLQLVDKGLLGVEPGLYSPAEQSYWRAQLSRVLVESVPGLNHYTLVTSRVGAERIAAAVRGVMG from the coding sequence ATGAGCGCGTCGATCTCCTCGGACTATCGCCGGTTGTCGATCCCGGTGGAGGGCGGCGACCTCGCGGTGGGCTGCTGGGGCCCAGAGGATGGTCAGGTCGTCATCGCGGTGCATGGCATCACCTCCAACCATCTGGCGATGGCCTCGATCGCCGCCGCCCTGCCGGAGTGCCGGGTGGTCGCACCGGACCTGCGCGGCCGCGGCGAGAGCCGGAACCTGCCCGGCCCCTTCGGCATGGCGCGGCACGCCGCCGACGTAGCGGCCCTCATCGAGGCCGTCAGCGGTGGCCCGGTGGTCCTGGCCGGGCATTCGATGGGTGGCTTCGTGGTCGCCGAACTGGCGCGGACCCGGCCGGACCTGGTCACCGGTCTGGTGCTCATCGACGGCGGGCTGCCGCTGCAACTGCCCCCGGAGATGGACGTCGCGACGGCCGTCACGGCCAGCCTCGGCCCGGCACTGCAGCGGCTCGGCATGACCTTCCTGAGCCGCGAGGCGTACCTGGACTTCTGGCGTCCTCATCCGGCCCTGCACGCCGACTGGAGCCCGATGATCGAGACCTACCTGGACTACGACCTGGTCGGGGAGGCGCCCGAGCTGCACTCGTCGGTTTCTGCGGACGCGGTGAGCCAGGACTCCGCCGAGTTGTTCGAGCGGCCGCCGGGCGATGACGTGCTGGCCGGCTACTCCGGGCCCGCGCGGTTGCAGCTGGTGGACAAGGGACTCCTGGGTGTCGAGCCCGGGCTGTACTCGCCCGCCGAGCAGTCATATTGGCGCGCCCAGCTGTCGCGCGTGCTGGTGGAGAGCGTGCCCGGACTCAACCACTACACACTGGTCACCAGCCGCGTCGGCGCCGAGCGAATCGCCGCTGCCGTACGAGGAGTCATGGGCTGA
- a CDS encoding threo-3-hydroxy-L-aspartate ammonia-lyase translates to MSALDTAPRLPTYADVEAAARRIAGVAHRTPVMTSRTANERTGAELFFKCENLQRSGAFKFRGALNAIRSLPAEQRERGVVAFSSGNHAQAIAYAGQLEGVRTVIVMPTDAPTLKLAATKGYGGEIVRYDRYRQDREEIGRQLAVEQGLALIPPFNHPDVIAGQGTAAKELFEETGPLDALLVCTGGGGLTSGCALAAQALSPGCQVIGVEPQAGDDIQQSLAAGRIVTIPVPRSIADGALTTAPGSLTFALLQQLGVRVVTVPDEALIETMRFFVERMKLVVEPTGCLAAAAAFSGAVPVESKHVGVIISGGNVDPAALAGYLT, encoded by the coding sequence GTGAGTGCCTTGGACACCGCACCGAGGCTGCCGACCTATGCCGATGTCGAGGCGGCCGCGCGTCGGATCGCCGGGGTTGCTCACCGGACGCCCGTCATGACCTCACGCACCGCGAACGAGCGGACCGGTGCCGAGCTGTTCTTCAAGTGCGAGAACCTGCAGCGCAGCGGCGCCTTCAAATTCCGAGGCGCGCTGAACGCGATCCGGTCGCTCCCCGCCGAGCAGCGGGAGCGAGGTGTCGTCGCCTTCTCCTCCGGCAATCACGCCCAGGCTATCGCCTACGCCGGCCAACTGGAGGGCGTCCGGACCGTCATCGTGATGCCCACCGATGCGCCGACCCTGAAGCTCGCGGCGACCAAGGGCTACGGCGGCGAGATCGTGCGCTACGACCGCTATCGGCAGGACCGCGAGGAGATCGGCCGCCAACTCGCCGTCGAGCAGGGCCTGGCTCTGATCCCGCCCTTCAACCACCCGGACGTGATCGCCGGTCAGGGCACCGCGGCCAAGGAACTGTTCGAGGAGACGGGGCCGCTGGACGCGCTGCTCGTCTGCACGGGCGGCGGCGGACTCACGTCGGGCTGCGCCCTGGCCGCGCAGGCGCTCTCGCCCGGCTGCCAGGTGATCGGTGTCGAGCCGCAGGCCGGCGACGACATTCAGCAGTCGCTCGCAGCCGGGCGCATCGTCACCATCCCGGTGCCGAGATCCATCGCCGACGGTGCGCTGACGACGGCGCCGGGATCCCTCACCTTCGCGCTGCTGCAGCAGCTCGGCGTCCGGGTGGTGACGGTGCCGGACGAGGCCCTGATCGAGACCATGCGCTTCTTCGTCGAGCGGATGAAACTGGTCGTCGAGCCGACCGGCTGTCTCGCCGCCGCCGCAGCCTTCTCCGGCGCCGTGCCGGTCGAGAGCAAGCACGTGGGCGTGATCATCTCCGGTGGCAATGTCGATCCGGCAGCGCTCGCGGGCTATCTGACCTGA
- a CDS encoding COX15/CtaA family protein, whose translation MDVVTASSQSSTAGLRRFVTGETALRRWAIASLVANAVLVITGGVVRLTGSGLGCPTWPRCTEDSYVNHPALGIHGVIEFGNRTLTFVLIIVAVLTWITAMRARLDGQPRRGVRRVATVMALGIPAQGVIGGITVLTKLNPFVVALHFLLSMVLVALGVWLVRAAYRLPRQQVRPAANVVVWFTFVAMWIGVWLGTMTTGSGPNAGDLEARRTGWDILTVAHLHANAIYVTIAGTLVLLWLVRSRAVVLLLLVELVQAGIGVTQYNLGLPIGLVAAHLFGAALSIAAVSNLRFATVARSS comes from the coding sequence ATGGACGTCGTGACCGCCTCCTCACAGTCGTCCACCGCCGGTCTGCGGCGGTTCGTCACCGGCGAGACCGCGCTCCGTCGCTGGGCCATCGCCTCGTTGGTCGCCAATGCCGTGCTGGTGATCACCGGCGGCGTGGTGCGACTGACCGGGTCTGGGCTGGGCTGCCCGACCTGGCCACGTTGCACCGAGGACTCCTATGTCAACCACCCCGCCCTGGGCATCCACGGGGTCATCGAGTTCGGCAACCGGACGCTGACCTTCGTCCTGATCATCGTCGCCGTGCTGACCTGGATCACTGCGATGCGAGCCCGACTCGATGGCCAGCCGCGCCGCGGTGTGCGCCGGGTCGCGACGGTGATGGCACTCGGCATTCCCGCCCAGGGAGTCATCGGCGGCATCACCGTGCTGACCAAGCTCAACCCCTTCGTCGTGGCCTTGCACTTCCTGTTGTCGATGGTGCTGGTCGCCCTCGGGGTCTGGCTGGTCCGCGCGGCGTACCGGCTGCCTCGGCAACAGGTGCGTCCGGCGGCAAACGTGGTCGTCTGGTTCACCTTCGTGGCGATGTGGATCGGCGTCTGGCTAGGCACGATGACCACCGGCTCCGGTCCGAACGCCGGCGACCTCGAAGCTCGCCGCACCGGCTGGGACATCCTCACCGTCGCCCACCTGCACGCGAACGCGATCTATGTCACGATCGCCGGCACCCTCGTCCTGCTCTGGCTGGTACGCAGCCGCGCCGTCGTACTGTTGCTGCTGGTCGAGCTGGTGCAGGCCGGCATCGGGGTGACGCAGTACAACCTGGGACTGCCGATCGGGCTGGTCGCCGCTCACTTGTTCGGTGCAGCCCTCAGCATCGCGGCAGTCTCGAACCTGCGATTCGCGACGGTCGCCCGATCATCGTGA
- a CDS encoding ABC transporter permease has protein sequence MTATLDLTPAPGAAPAGRRVLGHARTEATLLVRNGEQLLLALVIPIGLLVLGRIIGGTFGELSVLAPSVLALAVWSSAFTSVAIGTGYERRYGVLERLACTPLGRSGLLTGKALATSAVVAGQLLVIAVAALALGWRPEFTPVGVLLAVLAVVLAGVAFSGLALALAGRLRAEATLALANVIYVLLLAGGALVLPLDRYPGALQTVVALLPTAALGEGLRAYAVAGAPLWPLLSLLIWSGLGLLAAWKGFRWTS, from the coding sequence ATGACCGCCACCCTTGATCTCACTCCTGCCCCCGGCGCCGCACCTGCCGGACGCCGGGTTCTCGGTCATGCGCGCACCGAAGCCACTCTGCTGGTCCGCAACGGCGAGCAGTTGCTGCTGGCGCTGGTGATCCCGATCGGTCTGCTGGTGCTTGGCCGGATCATCGGCGGTACTTTCGGCGAGCTATCCGTGCTCGCACCCTCGGTGCTGGCCTTGGCCGTCTGGTCCTCGGCCTTCACCTCGGTGGCGATCGGCACGGGCTACGAACGACGGTACGGCGTGTTGGAGCGGCTGGCCTGCACACCTCTCGGCCGCTCCGGACTCCTGACCGGAAAAGCCTTGGCCACCAGCGCAGTCGTCGCCGGTCAACTGCTGGTGATCGCGGTCGCGGCGCTGGCACTGGGCTGGCGGCCGGAGTTCACACCGGTCGGCGTGCTGCTCGCGGTCTTGGCTGTGGTGCTCGCGGGCGTCGCCTTCAGCGGGCTGGCCTTGGCCTTGGCCGGGCGGCTCCGCGCAGAGGCGACGTTGGCGCTGGCCAATGTGATCTACGTACTGCTGCTGGCCGGTGGCGCGCTGGTGCTCCCCCTGGATCGCTACCCAGGTGCGCTGCAGACCGTGGTCGCACTGCTTCCGACCGCAGCTCTGGGTGAGGGACTGCGCGCGTACGCCGTTGCGGGCGCGCCGCTCTGGCCGCTCTTGTCGTTGCTGATCTGGAGCGGGCTCGGATTGCTCGCTGCCTGGAAGGGATTCCGATGGACGTCGTGA
- a CDS encoding ABC transporter ATP-binding protein has product MLTLALVVDQLTVMLGGRRILDGLTLAAQPGRLTAVLGPNGAGKTTLIRCCTGLLKPDAGSVTVLGQPAGNAQVAARVGLMPQSTGAWSGIKAVELLHYLAGLYAHPQDVDALVDRCGIGPFAKTPYRRLSGGQQQAVNLAGALIGRPELVFLDEPTAGMDPHARRATWTLLTELRTAGVAIVLTTHAMDEAQTLADQVYIVDSGRVTVAGTVAELTSDEQSLEDVFLTHTRSGRHEAAR; this is encoded by the coding sequence ATGCTCACACTTGCCCTGGTCGTCGACCAGCTGACTGTGATGTTGGGCGGCCGACGGATCCTCGACGGGCTCACTCTCGCCGCGCAGCCTGGTCGGCTGACCGCGGTCCTCGGCCCGAACGGCGCCGGCAAGACCACGCTGATCCGCTGCTGCACCGGACTGCTCAAACCCGACGCCGGATCGGTCACGGTCCTCGGCCAGCCGGCCGGCAATGCTCAGGTCGCGGCGCGCGTCGGACTGATGCCGCAGAGCACCGGCGCCTGGTCCGGCATCAAGGCTGTCGAACTGCTGCACTATCTGGCCGGGCTCTATGCCCATCCCCAGGACGTCGATGCGCTGGTCGACCGCTGCGGGATCGGCCCGTTCGCCAAGACCCCGTACCGGCGCTTGTCCGGCGGCCAGCAGCAGGCCGTCAACCTGGCCGGGGCACTGATCGGACGGCCCGAACTGGTGTTTCTCGATGAGCCGACCGCCGGTATGGATCCGCATGCGCGACGGGCGACGTGGACTCTGCTGACCGAGTTGCGTACGGCAGGCGTCGCGATCGTGCTCACCACCCATGCCATGGACGAGGCGCAGACCCTGGCCGATCAGGTCTACATCGTGGACTCAGGCCGAGTGACGGTGGCCGGCACCGTGGCGGAGCTGACCTCCGACGAGCAGAGTCTCGAGGACGTCTTCTTGACCCATACCCGCAGTGGCCGACACGAGGCGGCACGATGA
- a CDS encoding ATP-dependent DNA ligase, translating to MDLPVMPPVKPMLAKSVPTIPTGDLSYEPKWDGFRSIVFRDGDEVEIGSRNERPMTRYFPELVEALRANLPQKCVLDGEIVVVRGDRLEFEVLQQRIHPAASRIKLLSEQTPATFVAFDLLALGDEDYLQRPFAERRAALEQALASAEAPIHVTPTTRDPAIAQNWFEQFEGAGLDGVVAKPLAGTYQPDKRTMFKIKHQRTADCVVAGYRVHKSGPDTIGSLLLGLYNDDGVLTSVGVIGAFPAARRKELFTELQPLVTTFDDHPWAWAKEEVGTRTPQHSAGSRWNNGKDLSFVPLRPDLVVEVRYEHMEGVRFRHTAQFNRWRPDREPRSCTYEQLEEPVSYDLADILGLVSDSPEQ from the coding sequence GTGGACCTTCCGGTGATGCCGCCCGTCAAACCGATGCTGGCCAAGTCAGTGCCGACGATCCCCACCGGGGATTTGTCGTACGAGCCCAAGTGGGACGGGTTCCGCTCGATCGTCTTCCGCGACGGGGACGAGGTGGAGATCGGCTCTCGCAACGAGCGGCCGATGACTCGCTACTTCCCTGAGCTGGTCGAGGCTTTGCGGGCAAACCTGCCGCAGAAGTGCGTGCTGGACGGCGAGATCGTCGTCGTCCGTGGCGACCGGCTGGAGTTCGAGGTGCTGCAACAACGGATCCATCCCGCGGCCAGCCGGATCAAACTCTTGTCCGAGCAGACACCGGCCACCTTCGTGGCGTTCGATCTGCTGGCGCTCGGCGACGAGGACTACCTCCAGCGACCGTTCGCGGAGCGACGGGCGGCACTGGAGCAGGCGCTGGCCAGCGCCGAGGCGCCTATTCACGTCACGCCGACCACGCGCGACCCGGCCATCGCGCAGAACTGGTTCGAGCAGTTCGAGGGCGCCGGACTCGACGGTGTGGTCGCCAAGCCGTTGGCCGGGACCTACCAGCCGGACAAGCGGACCATGTTCAAGATCAAGCACCAGCGCACGGCCGACTGCGTGGTGGCCGGCTATCGAGTACACAAGAGCGGTCCCGACACGATCGGCTCGCTGCTCCTGGGTCTCTACAACGACGACGGCGTGCTCACCTCGGTCGGCGTGATCGGCGCCTTTCCGGCAGCCCGGCGCAAGGAGCTCTTCACCGAGTTGCAGCCGCTGGTCACCACCTTCGACGACCATCCGTGGGCCTGGGCGAAGGAGGAAGTGGGCACCCGGACACCGCAGCACTCCGCCGGCAGCCGGTGGAACAACGGCAAGGATCTCTCCTTCGTGCCGTTGCGACCTGACCTGGTGGTCGAGGTGCGCTACGAGCACATGGAGGGGGTCCGGTTCCGGCACACCGCCCAGTTCAATCGTTGGCGTCCGGACCGCGAGCCACGGTCGTGTACGTACGAGCAGTTGGAAGAGCCGGTCAGCTATGACCTTGCCGACATCCTCGGACTCGTGTCGGACTCGCCGGAGCAGTGA
- a CDS encoding inositol-3-phosphate synthase: MNSIRVAIAGVGNCAASLVQGVHYYADADPDGSIPGLMHVRFGDYHVGDVTFVAAFDVDAKKVGLDLSDAIGASENNTIKICDVPSLGVTVQRGPTLDGLGRYYRETIDESTDEPVDVVTALRESGAEVLVCYLPVGSQDAVQHYARCAIEAGVAFVNALPVFIASDPAWAERFTAAGLPIVGDDIKSQVGATITHRVLAKLFEDRGVVLDRTYQLNVGGNMDFKNMLERDRLESKKISKTQAVTSNIDHDLGARNVHIGPSDYVQWLDDRKWAYVRLEGRAFGDVPLNLEYKLEVWDSPNSAGVIIDAIRSAKIGLDRGIGGPLLSPSSYFMKSPPEQHDDNTARELVEKFIRGEVER, translated from the coding sequence ATGAACTCGATTCGGGTCGCCATTGCCGGTGTCGGCAACTGCGCCGCCTCACTGGTCCAGGGAGTCCACTACTACGCCGACGCCGATCCGGACGGGAGCATCCCGGGGTTGATGCACGTACGGTTCGGCGACTATCACGTGGGTGACGTCACCTTCGTCGCGGCGTTCGACGTCGACGCCAAGAAGGTGGGACTCGATCTGTCCGACGCCATCGGCGCCAGCGAGAACAACACGATCAAGATCTGCGACGTGCCGTCACTGGGCGTCACCGTGCAGCGTGGACCCACGCTCGACGGTCTGGGTCGCTACTACCGCGAGACGATCGACGAGTCGACCGACGAGCCGGTCGATGTGGTGACCGCGCTGCGCGAGTCGGGCGCCGAAGTGCTGGTCTGCTATCTCCCGGTCGGCTCGCAGGATGCCGTTCAGCACTACGCACGGTGTGCGATCGAGGCCGGAGTGGCGTTCGTCAATGCGTTGCCGGTGTTCATCGCCAGCGATCCCGCCTGGGCCGAGCGATTCACCGCGGCCGGGCTGCCGATCGTCGGCGACGACATCAAATCCCAGGTCGGGGCAACCATCACCCACCGAGTGCTGGCCAAGTTGTTCGAGGACCGTGGCGTCGTGCTGGACCGGACCTACCAGCTCAACGTGGGCGGCAACATGGACTTCAAGAACATGCTGGAGCGCGACCGGCTGGAGTCGAAGAAGATCTCCAAGACCCAGGCCGTCACCTCCAACATCGACCACGATCTCGGCGCCCGGAACGTGCACATCGGACCGTCCGACTACGTCCAGTGGCTGGACGACCGCAAGTGGGCGTACGTCCGGTTGGAGGGTCGTGCGTTCGGCGACGTGCCGCTGAACCTGGAGTACAAGCTCGAGGTGTGGGACTCCCCCAACTCCGCCGGGGTGATCATCGACGCGATCCGCAGCGCCAAGATCGGCCTCGACCGAGGCATCGGCGGACCGCTGCTGTCCCCCTCGTCCTACTTCATGAAGTCGCCGCCCGAGCAGCACGACGACAACACCGCACGAGAGCTGGTCGAGAAGTTCATCCGGGGCGAGGTCGAGCGGTAA
- a CDS encoding helix-turn-helix transcriptional regulator, with product MLEHGPSTAAALAERLGLTPAGIRRHLDVLVSRGHLEAREQRTYKARGRGRPAKVFALTDAGRSGFYAAYDDLAVQVLDFLAAQGGDEAIAQFAASRVADMEARYADALADAPEGTSPAQMLADALTTDGFVASVQPSVAGEQLCQHHCPVAHVAERFPQLCEAETEAFARLVGGHVQRLATIAHGDGVCTTHIPTGLRPGHIPNPPRRPDPEAAGSDQTTDIERSS from the coding sequence ATCTTGGAGCACGGGCCGTCCACTGCGGCCGCACTGGCCGAGCGCCTCGGACTGACACCCGCAGGCATCCGGCGGCACCTGGACGTGCTGGTCAGCCGTGGACATCTCGAGGCCCGCGAGCAGCGGACGTACAAGGCACGTGGTCGTGGCCGTCCGGCCAAGGTGTTCGCGCTCACCGATGCAGGACGAAGCGGTTTCTACGCCGCCTACGACGACCTGGCCGTTCAGGTGTTGGACTTCCTCGCGGCGCAGGGCGGTGACGAGGCGATCGCCCAATTCGCCGCCAGCCGGGTGGCCGACATGGAGGCCCGGTACGCGGATGCGCTCGCGGATGCGCCGGAAGGGACCAGCCCGGCGCAGATGCTGGCCGACGCGCTGACCACCGACGGCTTCGTGGCGTCGGTGCAGCCTTCGGTCGCGGGCGAGCAGCTGTGTCAGCACCACTGCCCGGTCGCCCACGTCGCCGAGCGCTTCCCGCAGCTCTGCGAAGCCGAGACCGAGGCGTTCGCTCGGCTGGTCGGCGGCCACGTCCAGCGACTGGCCACCATCGCCCACGGCGACGGTGTCTGCACGACTCACATCCCCACTGGCCTTCGGCCAGGCCACATCCCCAATCCACCGCGCCGGCCCGACCCCGAAGCTGCCGGCTCCGATCAGACCACCGATATCGAAAGGTCCTCCTGA